The window gtaaaaaaacactattattatttattttttaacactttaacgtgtaggacccttttggattcCCTACAATTTGAGTGTGATTTGTTTTTCTGAGTCGttggtcaaaaaataataatgatcaatggtgttatgagttattgacctttttGAGGCTCTATTATATAGTCTCTAATATCCCACTTACACATTTTATTGGgtcaaattattgcatatttacttttttttcattaataaaagggttttctttgacaaaaagagcatacaatttttatctttaaaaaatgttacattgacagacctaatgttgatctagagcaggggtatcctaagtgcggcccgggggacatttgcggcccgcaggtctTTTTTAACGGCCCTAAGGCACATTTCAAAAATACGCTTGAAAACATGTAAAACCTTACAAGTGGTATTTaacgagcaaacaggtgaaatgtaacacgaAAATGTAGCAATGTTTACTCTaatcacacaaagctgccatgtaggctgtttctttctttcaaaaaattataatgactcaaaatctatgtcattatgaattattgcccTATTCAAGGCTTCCATTacatcacattaaatattttgagatattttttggggaaaatgttgcatattttgtttgccatgtaaaaaaaaaatctgttttttttttttaataactcacTACAACGaacaaacaacaaacataaaCAACCATAAAACTTACaattgacagatctgaagttgatctcgacattattgtgttaaaagtaaacagtaaaaaaaacacaatttataaTTTAGGACGTCGACACCTGCCCTGGTGACGAGGCCAGACCCCCTGCCCCGTCGGCGCACAGATCCCCGGAGGTGGACCACGGTTGGACGGGAGGGAAAGGTAATGTGTTGCTGTGGGTCGCTGTCTGTATTTTAGAGCCGTTTTcacttattttgtttttgtttatttttttattatgataatatattttttactatTACATAACCAACGCCTCTATAGTTTATTATGTACTTTAACAGTGTACTTTTTTATACCATGGGGCCTCCTTACAAGAAAGTACAACATAGCGCAGTGAGTGACAGGTGTTGCTGATTAAACGGCAAAAAATGTCACGATTCTGACAGCTTTTTGATGTTATATTAtgctaaaccccccccccccagaggggggaggttacccacatatgcagtcctctccaaggtttctcatagtcattcacatcaacgggcagccctttgagacacttgtgatttagggctatagaaatattcattgattgattgatgtataagCCTAGTTTTGATGATATTTGGTTGTCACTGTcatcaaaagacaaaaaaaatagtttgttttatTGGAGTGTGTTAAGCATGTCTCTTCTTATTAACGAGTTGTCTGAAACCTTTAGAAACGTTGCCACAGTCTCTGGCTATTGTTTGCTCACAAACCTTTCTCATTATGTATACATAAAATTAACTAAGtgacttttttatttatgtttggaAGGCTGGAACACAGCCGGTGCTACAGTCCCTTCCCATCCCGTCCAACCCTGTGTGGTTCAGCAGTCCTATGTTGGATGCCATGGAGGAGTTCGCTCCTTCCTCTGACTCCGACTGCACTGCTGTCCCACCACCTGGCCAGGTAATGTGTGTCATAAACTTCTTTCTACATATAGTGTCAATAACGAATCAAAGACACTGATGTATAATACATGTGTATACAACACTTTCTCTGTGTAAtactccattcatccatcttctactgcttatccgggcttgggtcgcgggggcagcagcccaatcaGGGAAGCCCAAGCTTCCCTCTTCTAAGCCACTTCTGCctgctcttcctgggggatcccgaggtgctcCCAAGCCTGCTGAGAGACATAGTCTCTTcggtgtgtcctgggtcttcctcgtggtctcctaccggtggtACATGTCCTGAACACCAACAGCATGGCGTCCTAATAAAATGCCCAAGCCATTTTACAACTGTTATTACTATTACCATTATTACCACTAGTTGTTAATCAATTGTTGGGACATTTTTGAGTATGTGATACATAATTGTAATATATCCAATAAAGTAATCATTAAGTAGACAGCCTCTATGTATTTTTCTTTTCATTTTAATAGGCTTCTCCTGGGAGGTGTCGTCGGAGACCTGTGGCCGTCAAGCGCGCCGGACGGAGGGAGTTCACTCCTTCCTCTGAGTCCGACTGCATTGCTGTCCCACCACCTGGCCAGGTAATGTGTGTCATAAACTTCTTTCTACGTATAGTGTCAATAATGAATCGTAAGACACTGATGTATAATACATGTGTATACAACACTTTCTCTGTGtattaatccattcatccatcttctactgCTATTCCTGGCTTGGGTCCTGGGGGAAGCAGCCCAATCTGGGAAGCacaaacttccctctcctcagccacttctgcATGCTCTTcccgaggcgctcccaggcctgctgagagacatagtctcttcagcgtgtcctgggtcttcctcgtggtctaCCACCGGTGGTACATGTCCTGAACACCTCAACAGCAAGGCTTCCTAATAAAATGCCACAGCCATTTTACAACTGTTATTATTACCAGTAGTACCACTAGTTGTTAATCAATTGTTGGGACATTTTTGAGTATGTAATACATAATTGTAACATATCCAATCAGTATGCCTTAAGTAGACAGCCTCtatacatttttcttttaatttctATAGGCTTCTCCTGGGATGCGTCGTCGGAGACCTGTGGCCGTCAGGCGCGCCGGACGGAGGGAGCAGGTTGGTGTCACCGTTTTTCCCTTACATTTTCAGTTGCCTGCGGTCTGTGGGGAGCCAACGGTCATCAGGGAGGAGCCTGCTGTCCAGGAGGAAACCCAGGTGCCGCTGCAGGTCTCCACAGATAAGGTTGCTTCTTTTCCTCTACCTAGTGATAGTGGTACTGTTAGTGTTAGTGAACCTCAGTCCGTCTGTGGTCGTGTGGCAATGGTCGCGAGGGATTGTCGGGGAATTAGGTTAACTAAGGTTGTGCGCGGATCTTTTCACCAGGGGGAGAGCAGGTTTAGTTACGGAGGGATGCAGTGCATGGCCATTGCTGCAAGTAGTATAGCTAAGCATGTGGTGAAAAGCGTGTTTTCGTGGGAGACACAGGAGCTCGATCGCATTCTGTATTCCGGCGATGACTTTTACAGTCGTTTGCGTAACCTGGGTATTTTTAGCCATCCGTCGCATTTTTTGTCCGTGCCGGATCTACCTAGTAATGTACTTATTGACGAGCAGTTGTTTAGTTTTCATTTTAGTCAACACCCAGCATCTGGTGCTCTGGGtgttgagcaggaaaacggtccTTTTGTGACTCTGCGTAATGGATTAGAGGgaattttcagtcagtacagcatGTGTCTGCTGACACTGGTAACGTCTACATCTGCCATCATCTGTGAGGATGGACAGTTCGCTGTGGTCGACAGTCACTCACGTAGTAGCTGTGGCCTGGTCGATCACAACGGTACCAGTGTAATACTGCACTTCTCCTGTTTAGATGACCTGCATCACTACATCTGTTGTTTAGCTGACGCTCTCAGTCCAGGGCTGAAGCCTTTTGAGCTGTGTGGCGTTAGGGTTAGTGTAGGTGCAAGTCCAGCATTGTCTGGAGCTTCTGTAGAGAGTTGCATCTTTGAGATGAACACTACTGCAGCACCTGAGCTTACTGACATCAAAGATGTTTGTGCCACCACCTCCTTGTTTGAGAGTGATGCTGGTCCAGCTGTGAGCCACGCACAATCCGGTGTTTCTGTGGAGAGTGGCTTCATAGAGATGAGCACTGCTTCGGCACCAGGATTTAGTGACCTTGCAAAAAATTCTGCAGCCCCATCTGTGTGTCACAGTGGGAATGGTGTTGAAGCGAGCCCAGCACTGTCTGGCGCTTCGGTTCTCACTTTTTTAAGTGAAGTTAGCAGTGGCTCAACAGCAGAATTTGTTGCCTCTGATGGCAAAAAGCGTAAGATTTTTTCCCGTGAACGCATGTCTAAACAATCCAAGCGTTTTGACAGCAATATAGACAACTCTGATGTAGTGTTTATCACTGCATCAGAGAGTGGGAAACTGTTTTTCCGTCCCCTCGGTGAAGACGTTTGTAGGGCTTTGTGTAGTCAATTAAAAGTACATTTTGTGAAAGTCGGTGGTCTGGTGCATAGAGAGGTGGGCTACTTAGGTGTTCCCTGCCTTAGCGAGAAAATAGTTCCGGATGGGAACTGCTTTTTcagagctgtttctcaggctgtcAGTGGTTCACAAAAGAACCATCGTAAGATTAGACTGGCAGCCTGTCGAGAGCTAGAAAAGAATGAGGCTAGGTATCGGGGTCTTTTGAGGAGCGAGATGTCTCTTTTACAGTACATCAAGCAGTCCAGGATGAAGTGTGTCAACACTTGGGCCACAGAGGTTGAAATCCAGGCCACTGCAGATTATTTAGGCATTGACATTTTTACTTTTCATGATGGTCGTTGGCTAAAGTATCGTTGCAGCAGTAAGTGTTTGTCAGCGGACTGCATTTACTTGGAAAATGTCGGGGGCCAGCATTTTGAGTACGTTGTTTGTGTTTTAAAGCCTGGACTGCACAGTTGTCATGGTTATTGTAAATTAGGCTGGGATATAGGCTGTAGCACTAGGTCTTCAGTGAAAGATGGAGCGGAGCACCCATACCAGGAGTCGACCCCGGGCCGCCTGGGTGATGTCCAGGAGGAAGCCCAGGTGCCGCTGCAGGTCTTCATAGATAAGGTTGCTTTTTTTCCTCCCCCTAGTGGTAGTGTTAGTGAACCTCAGTCCGTCTGTGGTCGTGTGGCAATGGGCGCGAGGGATTGTCGGGGAATTAGGTTAAGTAAGGTTGTGCGCGGATCTTTTCACCAGGGGGATAGCAGGTTTAGTTACGGAGGGATGCAGTGCATGGCCATTGCTGCAAGTAGTATAGCTAAGCATGTGGTGAAAAGCGTGTTTTCGTGGGAGAGACAAGAGCTCGATCGCATTCTGTATTCCGGCGATGAATTTTACAGTAGTTTGCGCAACCTGGGGATTTTTAGCCATCCGTCCCATTTTTTGTCCGTGCCGGATCTACCTACTAATGTAGTTATTGACGAGCAGTTGTTTAGTTTTCATTTTAGTCAACACCCAGCATCTGGTGCTGTGGGtgttgagcaggaaaacggtccCTTTGTGACTCTGCGTAATGGATTAGAGGgaattttcagtcagtacagcatGTGTCTGCTGACACTGGTCACGTCTACATCTGCCATCATCTGTGAGGATGGACAGTTCGCTGTGGTCGACAGTCACTCACGTAGTAGCTGTGGCCTGGTCGATCACAACGGTACCAGTGTAATACTGCACTTCTCCTGTTTAGATGACCTGCAtcactacatttgttgtttggctGACGCTCTCAGTCGAGGGCCCAAGCCTTTTGAGCTGTGTGGCGTTAGGGTTAGTGTAGCTGCAAGTCCAGCGTTGTCTGGAGCTTCTGTAGAGAGTTGCATCTTTGAGATGAACACTGCTGCAGCACCTAAGCTTAGTGACATCAATGTTTGTGCAACCACCTCATTGTTTGAGAGTGATGCAGGTCCTGCTGTGAGCCACGCACAATCCGGTGTTCCTGTGGAGAGTGGCTTCATAGAGATGAGCACTGCTCCGGCACCAGGATTTAGTAACCTTGACAAAGATTTTGCAGCCCCATCTGTGTGTCAGACTGGGGCTGGTGTTGAAGCGAGCCCAGCACTCTCTGGCGCTTCTGTTCTCACTTTAAGTGAAGTTAGCAGTGGCTCAACAGCAGCATTTGTTGCCACTGATGGCAAAAAGCGTTTGTTTTTTTCTGGTGAACGCATGTCAAAACAATCCAAACGTTTTGATAGCGTTCTAGTCAACTCTGATGTAGTGTTTGTCTCTGCATCTGAGAGTGACAAACTGTTTTTCCGTCCCCTTGGTGATGACGTTTGTAGGGCTTTGTGTAGTCAATTAAAAGTAGATTTTATGAAAGTCGGTGGTCTGGTGCATAGAGAGGTGTGCTACTTAGGTGTTCCCTGCCTTAGCGAGAAAATAGTTCCGGATGGGAACTGCTTTTTcagagctgtttctcaggctgtcAGTGGTTCACAGAAGAACCATCGTAAGATTAGACTGGCAGCCTGTAGAGAGTTAGAAAATAATGAGGCTAAGTATCGGGGTCTTTTGAGGAGCGAGATGTCTCTTTTAGAGTACATCAAGCAGTCCAGGATGAAGTGTGTCAAGACTTGGGCCACAGAGGTTGAAATCCAGGCCACTGCGAATTATTTAGGCATTGacattttttcttttcatgatggTCGTTGGCTAAAGTATCGTTGCAGCAGTAAGTGTTTGTCAGCGGACTGCATTTACTTGGAGAATGTCGGGGGCCAGCATTTTGAGTctgttgtttgtgttttaaagCCTGGACTGCAAAGTTGTCATGGTTATTGTAAGTTAGGCAGGGATATAGGCCGTAGCACTAGGTCTTCACTTAAAAATGGAGCGGGGCTGGCAGTAGATGGGATAGATTGTAAAGGTAAAGATTTTATAGAGGTTGTAGAGGGTAGTACAATAAGTAGGGATTCTAGTGCGACAAAGTATTTAAAGCGTAAGAAAAGACTGCAGGATACATTTAATTTTAACCGTCGCGAGAGACGTGCCCTGCTTTATAGGAAAATGTATAGTGACGACTTGAAATTCAGGGAGAGCTATACATCACGAAGTGTTGACAAATACAGATATAGCTTTGAGCACAGACAAAGGGTGAAAGCACGCACAGTAGGAAAGTACAGGGAGAATTTGGGTCACAGGATCATGGTTAAAAAACGCAGTGTAGCGAGATACAGGGCTGACATTGAACACAGGCAAAGGGTCAAATACGGGAGTAAAGTGGCgagtaaaacaaaatacattaatTTAGAATACAAGGCCAAAGTTAAAGCACGCAGTGTTGCTAAATACAGTGACAATATTGCCCATAGATACTGTGTTAAAGCACGCAGTGTTGCTAAATACAGTGACAATATTGCCCATAGATACTGTGTTAAAGCACGCAGTGTTGCTAAATACAGTGACAATATTGCCCATAGATACTGTGTTAAAGCACGCAGTATAGCCAAATACAGTACAAATATTGCGCACAGAGAAAGGGTTAAGTTTGGGAGTAAAGTGGCGAGTAAAATAAAGTACATGGACAATTTAGAACACAGGCAAAGGGTTAAACTAGGCAGCAAAAGGCAGTATAGTGTTAGTTTAAAACATAGGCAGCAAGTAATAGCTAGTGTACAGCTGAGTCGGAAGCAGAGGCTGGAGAGGTCTGTAGATTTTGGTTTTGTCATGGATAGTTTTTTGGATAAGGTTAGACACGGACCGGATTTCGTGTGTAGTGTTTGTCATAGGCTGCAGTTTAAATATCAGGTGCTGCGCTGTGAGAGGGAAGTATATGCAGCACGTTTAGCAACGGCAGGCATTGCAAATAATTGCATTAGTGAGCATTATCTGCATAGTTGTGATGATAAGTGTGTTGAGCCCTGTCCCATTGTTGAGTCCAGAGGTCAGTTGTGGATTTGTTTTACTTGTCATAGTAAGATCAGTAAAGGTCAATTCCCAGCTGAATGTTGGAACAATAACTTAGCTGTACACCC of the Nerophis lumbriciformis unplaced genomic scaffold, RoL_Nlum_v2.1 HiC_scaffold_860, whole genome shotgun sequence genome contains:
- the LOC133602803 gene encoding uncharacterized protein translates to MLDAMEEFAPSSDSDCTAVPPPGQASPGRCRRRPVAVKRAGRREFTPSSESDCIAVPPPGQASPGMRRRRPVAVRRAGRREQVGVTVFPLHFQLPAVCGEPTVIREEPAVQEETQVPLQVSTDKVASFPLPSDSGTVSVSEPQSVCGRVAMVARDCRGIRLTKVVRGSFHQGESRFSYGGMQCMAIAASSIAKHVVKSVFSWETQELDRILYSGDDFYSRLRNLGIFSHPSHFLSVPDLPSNVLIDEQLFSFHFSQHPASGALGVEQENGPFVTLRNGLEGIFSQYSMCLLTLVTSTSAIICEDGQFAVVDSHSRSSCGLVDHNGTSVILHFSCLDDLHHYICCLADALSPGLKPFELCGVRVSVGASPALSGASVESCIFEMNTTAAPELTDIKDVCATTSLFESDAGPAVSHAQSGVSVESGFIEMSTASAPGFSDLAKNSAAPSVCHSGNGVEASPALSGASVLTFLSEVSSGSTAEFVASDGKKRKIFSRERMSKQSKRFDSNIDNSDVVFITASESGKLFFRPLGEDVCRALCSQLKVHFVKVGGLVHREVGYLGVPCLSEKIVPDGNCFFRAVSQAVSGSQKNHRKIRLAACRELEKNEARYRGLLRSEMSLLQYIKQSRMKCVNTWATEVEIQATADYLGIDIFTFHDGRWLKYRCSSKCLSADCIYLENVGGQHFEYVVCVLKPGLHSCHGYCKLGWDIGCSTRSSVKDGAEHPYQESTPGRLGDVQEEAQVPLQVFIDKVAFFPPPSGSVSEPQSVCGRVAMGARDCRGIRLSKVVRGSFHQGDSRFSYGGMQCMAIAASSIAKHVVKSVFSWERQELDRILYSGDEFYSSLRNLGIFSHPSHFLSVPDLPTNVVIDEQLFSFHFSQHPASGAVGVEQENGPFVTLRNGLEGIFSQYSMCLLTLVTSTSAIICEDGQFAVVDSHSRSSCGLVDHNGTSVILHFSCLDDLHHYICCLADALSRGPKPFELCGVRVSVAASPALSGASVESCIFEMNTAAAPKLSDINVCATTSLFESDAGPAVSHAQSGVPVESGFIEMSTAPAPGFSNLDKDFAAPSVCQTGAGVEASPALSGASVLTLSEVSSGSTAAFVATDGKKRLFFSGERMSKQSKRFDSVLVNSDVVFVSASESDKLFFRPLGDDVCRALCSQLKVDFMKVGGLVHREVCYLGVPCLSEKIVPDGNCFFRAVSQAVSGSQKNHRKIRLAACRELENNEAKYRGLLRSEMSLLEYIKQSRMKCVKTWATEVEIQATANYLGIDIFSFHDGRWLKYRCSSKCLSADCIYLENVGGQHFESVVCVLKPGLQSCHGYCKLGRDIGRSTRSSLKNGAGLAVDGIDCKGKDFIEVVEGSTISRDSSATKYLKRKKRLQDTFNFNRRERRALLYRKMYSDDLKFRESYTSRSVDKYRYSFEHRQRVKARTVGKYRENLGHRIMVKKRSVARYRADIEHRQRVKYGSKVASKTKYINLEYKAKVKARSVAKYSDNIAHRYCVKARSVAKYSDNIAHRYCVKARSVAKYSDNIAHRYCVKARSIAKYSTNIAHRERVKFGSKVASKIKYMDNLEHRQRVKLGSKRQYSVSLKHRQQVIASVQLSRKQRLERSVDFGFVMDSFLDKVRHGPDFVCSVCHRLQFKYQVLRCEREVYAARLATAGIANNCISEHYLHSCDDKCVEPCPIVESRGQLWICFTCHSKISKGQFPAECWNNNLAVHPIPPELGCLNSLEQHLIALRIPFMKALALPKGGQNGVHGPVTCVPANIVQTTNVLPRSSTEGSLLQVKLKRKLTYKGHYEYQFVDSWRVRRAIEYLKRTNVLYKDIEFNVEWLNDFCREEEVVEAGQGKQVVVDTQSSEDEAVEQDIGVEEESEDIAQDEMLHDRQQHCMFQDTCLMPVDIGQEALDQYFADVVCLAPAEGNSPVRMLSDKLNEAKCFPVLFPTSTNTFHTRRTHRLTLSRYFNNRVMHADGRFARNVEYIFFSQYMSELDKVISSISVAMRKGKGGQHSQRISPGMLKDDESLKRLLQFDDGFRFLRPIRGTPAFWSSVQKDLLACVRQLGIPTWFCSFSSADLRWQNLLASILRQEGRQQTVEQLEWADRCELLRRNPVTAARMFDYRWHCFLKEVLMSPSQPVGKIVDFFYRIEFQQRGSPHVHALFWIEGAPQIYKNTDVEVAEFVDKYVTCELPSGDDTLLEVVSSVQTHSKRHSKSCRKNKTVCRFNFPKPISARTFICKIKECVCPKKGTGTEGDRTSENRPKCTCFDDEGRKMPKEVAKMFMERVKNAMGREEPFGSVEELFASVGINQEVFELAYRRLETKNKVVYRRGVNDTWVNQYNRNLLKCWNANMDISFVTDAYAVIIYIIKYITKSETEMGLLLSNALKEANKLGNLSAKDALKKLGSVYLHNRDVCAQEAVYRLMSMHLKECSRKVVFIPTGNNIVRMSLPLSVLLQRASSEGLRSENMWMTSIVERYKNRPDSVVFEDMCIATFCSEYRILTQNENPDNKIELQGGLGFVLRRTRTQFAVVRYMRFKLDKQEEAHFQSLLQLFLPYRTDLELKPEGFEFYKQFHEEGNVTSAGGTERPVRDVVDENRAKFEVDCPRLERAQEIADMLGGVDEDAWGDLCPEQQVEHMECLEERRQQQQGEIRDEQLVELEENVPDLFVGGKQVATIERNTNILPRREGLALVHSLNETQRSIFDRIRKWCLEKVMGKTPEPFHVFVTGGAGTGKSHLIRAIQYEAGRLLSRLYQPDETCVLLTAPTGIAAYSLHAATIHHTFSIGMQVSLPYIPLGEDKINSLRAQFGHLQILIIDEISMVDHHLLAYVHGRLRQIKQTGDFSPFGNVSVVAVGDFYQLPPVKGRPLYTCQVGVDLWCHFTKVELKTVVRQKDSVFSELLNRLRVRSKETPLSQSDVDILKSRETGEQSAALHIYPTNMQASEHNLKRLFATCPDYVTIEAQDFINSRKTGELERVVGHHGKTSYTCLAKSLCLAPEARVMLCKNVAVADGLVNGACGTVTYIQFGADEDFPLVVYVKFDDPKIGSQRRKERSHAAVECPHSTAIDPVEDSATKRGGLRRQFPLKLAWACTVHKVQGLTVDEAVVCLHKIFAAGQAYVALSRVRDISGLVITDFEEKAIYCKHTVKGALDSMPPFLLEHPQPSLETPCFSVYLLNVQNLRSHVAHLVSCTQHLQPTCIAVTETWLSAQSSTDCVQIEGYTFHSRPRALCYSSNDVKLSEIRDLEHGGVGLYVVDNSDCEILQVPDLNLECLVCLFTKESLLMAVIYRPPCYPISLFKSNLVKLLDCVNPISNTIAIMGDFNEDLLKHSSISKLMGQNGFCQHVTQETTESGTLIDHVYVKTTQYAVDCAVVSTYFSDHEAILCGFR